One genomic segment of Tachyglossus aculeatus isolate mTacAcu1 chromosome 17, mTacAcu1.pri, whole genome shotgun sequence includes these proteins:
- the RNFT1 gene encoding E3 ubiquitin-protein ligase RNFT1, whose amino-acid sequence MQASYSHLHNPSGTGGGEAASASPCTHVPRLAGEGACHHTGDVHIQINSIPGEGGENSSSRYTRSSSQSCSHGRVHSRARGHSHNEARQPDEASVDTGEHGNSSISEFRYLFQWLQKSLPYILILCFKVVVQHITGISLGIGLLTTFMYANKSIVNQVFLREKCSKIQCAWLLVFLTGSSVLLYYTFHSQSLYHSLIFLNPALDFLNFWDVLWIVGITDFILKFFFMGFKCLILLVPSFVMSFKSKGYWYMLLEELCQYYRAFVPIPVWFRYLVSYGELDSTAGWSLGVLLGLLYLILKLLDFFGHLRTFRRVLKAFFTQPNYGVTASKRQCSEADDLCSICQAEFQKPILLICQHIFCEECISLWFTRERTCPLCRTVISDHVSKWKDGATSSHLQIY is encoded by the exons ATGCAAGCCAGCTACAGCCACCTTCACAACCCCTCGGGAACTGGAGGCGGTGAGGCTGCTTCAGCCTCCCCGTGCACCCACGTTCCACGACTCGCAGGGGAAGGCGCGTGCCATCATACCGGAGATGTCCATATCCAGATAAACTCCATacctggggaaggtggggaaaattcCAGCTCCAGGTACACCAGGTCAAGTTCCCAGAGTTGCTCCCATGGCCGCGTGCACAGCCGCGCCCGCGGTCACTCCCATAATGAAGCAAGGCAGCCCGATGAGGCTTCCGTGGACACGGGGGAACATGGCAACAGCTCCATCTCAGAGTTCCGCTATCTCTTCCAGTGGCTACAAAAAAGTCTTCCCTATATCTTGATTCTGTGTTTCAAAGTTGTCGTACAGCACATCACGG GAATTTCTCTTGGAATTGGGCTGCTAACAACTTTTATGTATGCAAACAAAAGCATTGTAAATCAGGTTTTTCTAAGA GAAAAGTGCTCAAAGATACAGTGTGCTTGGTTACTGGTGTTCTTAACAGGATCTTCTGTTCTTTTGTATTACACCTTTCACTCTCAGTCACTTTATCACAG CTTAATCTTCTTAAACCCTGCGCTGGACTTTTTGAACTTCTGGGATGTACTTTGGATTGTGGGAATCACAGATTTCATTCTAAAATTCTTCTTCATGGGCTTCAAATGCCTTATTTTATTGGTGCCTTCTTTTGTGATGTCTTTTAAATCTAAG gGCTATTGGTATATGCTTTTAGAAGAACTGTGCCAGTATTACCGCGCCTTTGTTCCTATACCCGTTTGGTTTCGTTACCTTGTTAGTTACGGAGAGTTGGACAGCACGGCGGGATGGAGTCTTGGGGTATTGCTGGGGCTTCTCTACCTCATCCTGAAA CTTTTGGATTTTTTTGGACATCTGCGAACCTTCAGAAGGGTATTAAAGGCATTTTTTACTCAGCCA AACTATGGCGTGACTGCCAGCAAGAGACAGTGTTCAGAAGCTGATGATCTTTGTTCAATCTGCCAAGCTGAATTTCAGAAACCCATTCTTCTCATCTGCCAG CATATATTTTGTGAAGAATGCATCTCGCTGTGGTTTACTCGAGAGAGAACTTGTCCACTGTGCAGGACTGTGATTTCAGACCATGTTAGCAAATGGAAAGATGGAGCCACTTCATCACACCTTCAGATCTATTAA